Proteins found in one Quercus robur chromosome 2, dhQueRobu3.1, whole genome shotgun sequence genomic segment:
- the LOC126698589 gene encoding uncharacterized protein LOC126698589, with product MGLQAALGLGVKEVEVYGDSALIISQVQNKWKIKEERLMPYHQCLQKWASKFSKIQYQYVLRMQNQIADVLATMASMMDGPKEDEARPIMLEQKKEPTYCMTIEEDEEKNREGEWYSDILQYLKDGTYPKPADKNDQLTIRRLSINYIIYGEKLYRRSYDGIHLLCVIVKEAQQIMEEAILPIEMGVHSLRTILESEIFEADWLQSRCDRLCMLDEKKLKALYHIQGYQKRLRKAFDKKVRTRDLKLRDLVLKEI from the exons ATGGGTCTACAAGCAGCCCTAGGCCTTGGAGTAAAAGAGGTAGAGGTGTACGGAGACTCAGCATTAATAATCTCTCAGGTACAGAATAAgtggaagatcaaagaagaaagaCTTATGCCTTATCATCAATGTCTTCAAAAGTGGGCATCAAAATTCAGCAAGATCCAATACCAATACGTGCTGAGGATGCAGAATCAAATTGCAGATGTTTTAGCAACCATGGCATCCATGATGGATGggccaaaagaagatgaagctaGACCGATAatgttggaacaaaaaaaagaaccaacCTACTGCATGACaatagaagaagatgaggaaaagAATAGGGAAGGTGAATGGTATTCAGACATCTTACAATACCTCAAGGATGGGACATACCCGAAACCTGCAGACAAGAATGATCAGTTAACCATCCGAAGGTTATCCATTAATTACATCATTTATGGAGAAAAGCTTTACAGAAGATCATATGATGGAATTCATCTCCTTTGTGTAATCGTTAAGGAAGCACAACAAATAATGGAAGAG GCAATCCTTCCCATTGAGATGGGTGTCCATTCACTAAGGACAATACTGGAGAGTGAAATCTTTGAAGCAGATTGGTTGCAAAGTAGATGTGATCGGTTGTGCATGCTAGATGAGAAAAAACTCAAAGCCTTGTATCATATTCAAGGTTACCAAAAGAGGCTTAGGAAAGCTTTTGACAAGAAAGTGAGAACCAGAGATTTGAAATTGAGGGACTTAGTGTTGAAGGAAATTTGA